One part of the Gemmatimonadaceae bacterium genome encodes these proteins:
- a CDS encoding gamma-glutamyltransferase, producing the protein MNTRHRSLVVLVTGTILAAHDASAQAPGLPVRDIAFARDGRLAASIEGDIWVRQSNGRSWVQVTRGAAWDRQPAWATDGAYLVFVSDREGQDDLYRVAPAREAAVQRVTTSPLPDLEPAVARDGTIFFVRERGNDARLWQRSASGEEKRLTSGTTQERSPVLSPAGDRLAYIQHFDGGRRVRVRVVGGSADSIVTAERSADDIAWSPGGDRIALTTGTPRPALYVTPADGRYVNFVASARGDVAWSPDGATILVAQRTPDEAGYNGDPDRVGDRRASEALRGDDRLLTIPAPVAPAGTPTAVVVDVRGDRASRNRDAFARFATRMERTYFAAPEAANRARAWRAVIDRLAPRAAAAVSDSALEETMQQAIAERPELREPATGRAAVSSAHPVATAAGVEILAKGGNVVDAAVAVSFALGVVEPDASGVGGYGEMLVQLKGMAKPALLEFMARVPEEAGLSNATLMTDGRYPSDGPMLAMVPGTVAAMHTAWKRHGSGKVPWADLVAPAIRAARDGYVVSDGLATTLRLERERFAKYESSRALFFRNGKPLQAGDTLRNADLAWTLDQIAKAGADGFYRGEVARRLVNDLRGKGNAIRLTDLARYFAADREPVATTYRGYTVYGSAPPVSGGATLAAQLNHLEQVATLRPYTSDAATLHAMITAWQLVPTSRNRIADPSLWPTDISPFTSKDTARTRWRCFDPAHALAPSVFRGDTLTCAGPAATPQGNAHEDIGPADLAEVSTTEPCNLQDHARAAECRAQGTTSFTVADADGNAVAVTQTLGTWGGNFYVTPGLGFLYNDKLTSYGTDPNAYGARLPYARHGSTISPTIVLRGDGDQRRAVLTLGAAGNAWINAAVYQTLVGVLDLGLSPQRALELPRFLPSQRGAFGGGATREFMIDIEDGIAPAVTAQLRAMGHRFNVISLKGELRMGYGAAISIGRDAVTAGADPRRSGAAGAVP; encoded by the coding sequence GTGAACACACGTCATCGATCTCTTGTCGTCCTCGTGACCGGGACCATTCTCGCGGCCCACGACGCGTCAGCCCAGGCGCCGGGCCTCCCGGTGCGCGATATCGCGTTCGCGCGTGACGGTCGGCTCGCGGCCTCGATCGAAGGGGACATCTGGGTTCGGCAGTCGAACGGCCGAAGTTGGGTCCAGGTCACACGCGGTGCCGCATGGGACCGCCAGCCGGCGTGGGCGACGGACGGGGCGTATCTCGTGTTCGTGTCCGATCGTGAGGGTCAGGACGACCTCTATCGCGTGGCTCCCGCGCGCGAGGCGGCTGTGCAGCGCGTGACCACGAGCCCCTTGCCGGACCTCGAGCCCGCGGTCGCGCGCGATGGGACCATCTTCTTTGTGCGTGAGCGCGGCAACGACGCGCGGCTCTGGCAGCGGTCGGCCAGTGGCGAGGAGAAGCGCCTGACGAGTGGTACCACACAGGAACGCTCGCCGGTGCTCTCGCCGGCCGGTGACCGCCTGGCGTACATCCAGCATTTTGACGGAGGCCGTCGCGTGCGAGTGCGCGTCGTCGGTGGCTCCGCCGATTCGATCGTGACGGCGGAACGCAGCGCGGACGACATTGCGTGGTCGCCGGGCGGCGACCGTATCGCGCTCACGACGGGGACGCCGCGGCCGGCGCTCTACGTGACGCCCGCCGACGGTCGCTACGTGAACTTTGTTGCGTCGGCGCGCGGTGACGTGGCGTGGTCACCCGATGGGGCCACGATCCTCGTGGCGCAGCGGACGCCTGACGAGGCGGGGTACAACGGTGATCCGGACCGCGTGGGCGACCGACGGGCGTCGGAAGCCCTGCGCGGTGACGATCGCCTGCTGACGATCCCGGCGCCCGTGGCGCCCGCGGGCACGCCGACGGCGGTGGTCGTCGACGTGCGCGGTGATCGCGCGTCGCGCAATCGCGACGCCTTTGCGCGCTTCGCGACGCGCATGGAGCGGACGTACTTTGCCGCACCCGAGGCCGCTAACCGGGCCCGGGCCTGGCGCGCCGTGATCGATCGGCTGGCGCCGCGCGCGGCGGCCGCGGTGAGCGACAGCGCGCTCGAGGAAACCATGCAACAGGCGATCGCCGAGCGTCCCGAGCTGCGCGAACCGGCCACCGGGCGCGCGGCCGTGTCGAGCGCACATCCGGTGGCCACCGCCGCCGGGGTCGAGATCCTCGCCAAGGGAGGCAACGTGGTCGACGCCGCCGTGGCCGTGTCGTTCGCGTTAGGCGTGGTGGAGCCTGACGCCAGCGGCGTCGGTGGCTACGGCGAGATGCTGGTGCAGCTCAAGGGGATGGCGAAGCCGGCGCTGCTCGAGTTCATGGCCCGCGTGCCGGAGGAGGCCGGGCTCTCCAACGCGACCCTCATGACCGACGGCCGGTATCCCTCGGACGGGCCGATGCTGGCGATGGTGCCGGGGACGGTCGCGGCCATGCACACGGCGTGGAAGCGACACGGCAGCGGCAAGGTTCCGTGGGCCGATCTCGTGGCTCCGGCGATCCGCGCGGCGCGTGATGGCTACGTGGTGAGTGACGGGCTCGCCACCACGCTTCGTCTCGAACGCGAGCGCTTCGCGAAGTACGAATCGAGCCGGGCGCTCTTCTTTCGCAACGGCAAGCCGCTCCAGGCCGGCGACACGCTGCGCAACGCGGACCTCGCCTGGACCCTCGATCAGATCGCGAAAGCCGGCGCCGACGGGTTCTATCGCGGCGAGGTGGCCCGCCGGCTGGTGAACGATCTGCGTGGCAAGGGCAACGCCATCAGGCTGACCGACCTCGCGAGGTATTTTGCCGCCGATCGTGAACCCGTGGCCACGACCTACCGCGGGTACACCGTCTACGGGAGCGCGCCGCCGGTGAGCGGTGGCGCCACGCTGGCCGCCCAGCTCAATCATCTCGAGCAGGTCGCCACGCTCCGCCCCTACACGTCGGATGCGGCCACGCTGCACGCGATGATCACGGCGTGGCAGCTCGTGCCGACGTCGCGCAACCGCATCGCCGACCCCTCGCTCTGGCCGACCGACATCTCGCCCTTCACCAGCAAGGACACCGCCCGCACCCGCTGGCGGTGCTTCGATCCGGCCCACGCGCTCGCGCCGTCCGTGTTCAGAGGCGACACCCTCACCTGCGCCGGGCCGGCGGCCACGCCGCAGGGCAACGCGCACGAAGACATCGGGCCCGCCGACCTCGCTGAGGTGTCGACCACCGAACCCTGCAACCTGCAGGATCACGCGCGGGCCGCGGAGTGCCGTGCCCAGGGCACCACCTCCTTCACCGTGGCTGACGCAGATGGCAACGCGGTCGCGGTCACGCAGACGCTCGGCACATGGGGCGGGAACTTCTACGTGACCCCGGGGCTCGGCTTCCTCTACAACGACAAGCTCACATCCTACGGCACAGATCCCAACGCGTACGGAGCACGGCTGCCATACGCGCGCCACGGCTCGACGATTTCGCCGACCATCGTGCTGCGCGGTGATGGCGACCAGAGGCGCGCCGTCCTCACGTTGGGCGCTGCGGGGAACGCGTGGATCAACGCCGCCGTGTACCAGACACTGGTGGGAGTCCTCGACCTTGGGCTGTCACCGCAACGGGCGCTCGAACTCCCGCGCTTTCTCCCTTCGCAGCGCGGGGCGTTCGGTGGCGGCGCAACGCGCGAGTTCATGATCGACATCGAAGACGGGATCGCTCCGGCCGTCACCGCACAACTCCGCGCCATGGGCCACCGCTTCAACGTGATCTCGCTCAAGGGCGAGCTGCGCATGGGCTACGGCGCCGCGATCTCGATCGGGCGTGACGCAGTCACCGCGGGCGCCGATCCCCGGCGATCCGGCGCCGCTGGGGCTGTGCCGTGA
- a CDS encoding cupin domain-containing protein encodes MDDVNLKALVEGGDGIHVIRGSPDIRAWNGIRYAAGLSAKNVPAKQLSMNVARIPPGGVAYAHVHVGFEVMLYILQGTVRHEYGEHLRQRIVNTAGDFIYIEPGVPHEVFNESDTEPVMAVVARSDASEWSHIVVYDRESGKLGEVLARE; translated from the coding sequence ATGGACGACGTCAACCTGAAGGCCCTCGTCGAGGGCGGCGATGGAATCCACGTGATCCGCGGCAGCCCGGACATCCGGGCCTGGAACGGTATCCGCTACGCCGCCGGGCTCTCGGCGAAAAACGTCCCCGCGAAGCAGCTCTCGATGAACGTCGCGCGCATTCCACCCGGCGGCGTGGCATACGCCCACGTGCACGTCGGCTTCGAGGTGATGCTCTACATCCTGCAGGGTACCGTGCGTCATGAATACGGCGAACACCTGCGTCAGCGCATCGTGAACACGGCCGGCGACTTCATCTACATCGAGCCGGGCGTGCCGCACGAGGTGTTCAACGAGAGCGACACGGAACCGGTCATGGCCGTCGTCGCGCGCTCGGACGCCAGCGAGTGGAGCCACATTGTGGTCTACGACCGCGAGAGCGGCAAACTCGGGGAGGTGCTCGCGCGCGAGTAG